TCTTATGTGAATGTTACGTGTGCACTTGTTTATacacaaatatatttattatatattaatgagagaagaaatatatttaatgaAAGTTCTCCTGTAATACAAATTATaacttaattgaaacactgtaAAATAGTTTAATCTATGCCCTGTACATAGTCCCtttgataattataaatatttaaaaagtgtTGCTTCTAATGTATGTTTAGAAAATATGAAAacacaatatatatatacaaattattaattttacttttatatCCAGTACAGAAGTAATATCATTCCTGTATCCTATTCTCATAATAAAACAAGGAGCGTAGATTCAGAACaccttaattatatatatattttatcattaaTAAACAAGGATCTAAGTTTAGtaaattttagatttttaaCAGTATTTCTTATGCAGTGAATATCaaattataaacaatttttGAGAGGTTTACCTTCATTCTCAAATCAATTTATCTTATCCACTTATTTGCAATAGCACTGTTTACAAATGAACTTATTGCTACTTACGAGTTATCCAATAGAAAACAATGTAGTATAGTtaattattcaatttattttacTAAATTGATACTATTCATATACAAAAAAGAGTGATAAAAAGCTATTAAAGAAgatcaaatttttattatgtTTTCTATTGAATaacttgtaaataaataatttttatcttaatattttattttttaagccATATTTTGAAATCcataaattttgtatatttatatattaattgatttgttgtatacaacattatattgcaatttCTGAAAATGATAAATGTCAATGTTATAAGTTTTTTTTATCAAACTACAGTAttattaaaagaagaaagattaaaagaaaaaaacttAGTTAATTCTTCCCTATGACTGATAATGATATGAATAATAAGATCCTTCTAAATATTTAGTTATGTGTTTGAaacacaatttttaaaaagCAAGTTCTGATTCAACATCACAGTGTGAAAAGCTCGATTAAATATTGCATAAATACAGAAGGATCTTAATAAATTTTAGACTTAAAGATTTAAaataacttttcaaatataACTTTACACATTGAAGGTGGGGAGGAAAATATACTTGCAATAAGTCTTATTGTAACTTATGTATTACGTATTTTTCCAGGTACGTAGTTCTTGTCTATTACAGGTTCTTGCAGAAACATATGTAAACACCGTTCATTCTGTGCTAATGGGTGTCCTGCTATTCTGAAATATCAGGTAAgatttttgtataatttatccaatatttttacatattaaaaataaatggaaTGTATATTTAACTTGGTTAATATGTACTTACTTATTAACAAAAGCTTCTAGACCTTTCCTTCGATCTTCAATAAAATCTTCTTCAAAAATACCATCATCTCCTCGAAAAGGCATCTGACGCTTCCAAGCTTTCCCTGGTAATGGAGGCACTACTATCTGTAAGTTCATTAACATTTTCTATTTACTAATACTGTTGTTTTTCtagtaaaaaataaaacgtattgaTTTTTCTAACTCTATTATGAGATATCAATATTATCATTGGTTTAAAAGAATTTAACTTCtacttttatttgttttacatATACTTTACCAACTGACCTTGCTATCTCTTTCTAGTTCAGTCCTCAGCCATTCAAAATCACTGTATCTTCTTCTTACTGTGGaatcttttactttaaaaactGGTAGATTTGTCTGAAATAAAGAATTATCTTTTATAATTCATTTAttcaatatttcaaatataatacaaaagaaagattgtaatataaaatttatatttaattctatttaaaaGAACAAGAAGATCATAAgatatacataataatattttagaataatttcaatataaattttacaaaaaatttgcTTATGTATATTATTATCCCCTGAATTCTGGAATGCGATTCATATATATTAATCTAAGGCCTATAACTGGCTTCAACAGTATACATATTTTTGTATCTACCCAATTTTATCATTAACAGTAAGATAGCAGACACAGCCCATGATAGATTTGGTTAATGTCCACAATAAAATTAGCAGTCCTAATAACGCCATCACTAGCATTACTTTCgtattaaaaaacaaaattaatgtgaaaaaaaatattgaaaatataaaaattttttaataatctttcataaattattaaacAGGGCTTAACAATACCGTGACTGTATATACATAAGTATTAACCGCAATACGAAATTTTTTTTCACAGAAAATATCATTAATTGcagaaaaaatttattaatttattgaattgacgagtaaatagaaattaaacaaattttatacTTGGAGAAATACAaagtttatatatttaaatacgaTATCTTATACATCGAAACTGCAAAAGAGAACCTGACATCAGAATGAAAAAAATGCTCAGTTACGTTCATTAACTGGCAAAGaatgaaattatgaaataaaacaataaggGCCTATCACTCACCCTCATGCGAACTTCATAATCGGTATACCGTTTCTTGCCGACGCCGTGTGTGATTGGATTAATCACGTCAATTTCGAGAAAATTTGCAGGCGCTGCATAAGCGTCATCCAGTGTttgttttttaacatttaaacgACGTGTAGCGTCCACTGTCGTATCCGCCATACCTTTTTCAACAGTAAATTAATTAAACCGCTTAAAGACCACCTAAGAAACACAAATCCGATACAGTGAATAACGAAACTTCGTCAAATGACAGCGGTGAGAAACTTGACACAATTTGTTCTCATGTGTTATATCTGTGATCATGGCACGAAGAAATGGACGTAGAGAGGAAACCCACGAACTAAACTCACAGTTAGTAATGAGTTGTCAAATACGACCGTAGTTTTCAACTGTGGCGAAAAATTCGACCTTTAAACAGGAGTCAATACCCTGATACTCCTGAAAAATCTTGGAAATCTTTGAAATCTCGAAGGTCTTTTAAGTCTTGAAAGTCTTGGTTACTTTAATAAATCTTGAAAGCTTAACACGTAGTCAATATTTTACAAGTATTTTAGATATTACATTAGATATTAAACAAAATCTAAAATGTCTGAGGTATCGGAAATGTATTCCAATGCAATTTTCAAGACTTTCAAGACTTACAAGATTTCCAAGGCTTACGAGACTTTCAAGAGTTATTCCTATTCAAAGAATCCTATTCGAAGTGATTCAAAATTTTGACGGTCTTGAAAAATATCGAATCGTTCTGAAATTAATTGTGAGATTCGAATACCAATCACTACTTGCAGCTACATCATCTATTAAATAACATTATTAAAGGTTAACGTTTCTGTTGTGTTTGTATTCAAAGATATTAGATTGTTCTTGTCAAGGccaacaattttttaaacgacGAAAGCATATACTTATGTACTTTCATTCAttcaaacttgtttaaataaatttattaataaactcAAATCTGACGTTTTTGATAAGTTTTGAATATCGAGTGAATTAAACTAAAAAAGGTTTAATATTGTGTCATTGAAAAAAGAATGTTTTATTAACAAATTCTGAATGTTTCTTCttaattttctttaatatcCAACTAAAAGCAGTATTTGTTTGAATGTTCTATTATTTTctagaaatttatataaaaagctACGAATTTTTCGAATAGCctaataattaaacaattgagATGGTAAATAATGTGTGctagaagagaaaaagaaggataTAAACGTATTGAATTAGTTAAATTAAAGACTACATTGATacctttatattttttaatcagaACAAAAGTGGCTCTTAGAAATTTTGgttctatgtattttatatgATAGCTCTAACAAGTgaaatgtattattttatcaCTTATACAGTTAGtatagaatttataaaattgaaattaaaattttctaaactaatcaacttttattttatttagtatttcttttatagaAAATAGGAAAAACGCATCGATTGGTCTATAAGTAAATATACTTAAATATACTATAGTTCGGTTTAAAGAGATAAAAATGActttaatatttgaaatatcttCACTTCCGGGTTAGCAAAATGTACCACATGATGCATGATTCAAAACTATTTAATCTTGTGATATTTTTATCTGTTACTGTTTACAAAGCATGACTTCATCCAGTAACAAGAAATGCTATAGCATACATGACaatttttataacaaatatggCATCAATTAAAGCATATTTAATCCAGTAAGAACTAAGTAGGAAGATAATTCGTAGAAGTTGCATAAACGTAGTATTATTGGAAAACGCAAATAAAGTAACTTGTTTTGTCAAGGTAAAAGAATACATTGGAATACATGGGAAGAAATAGTAattgaaagaaatattattcCAATTCCTTGGGATTCTTCTTTAATATAATGTTAAAACATAAAATTGGCTAATATAAATTAACTGAAGAATGTTACAAATAAAATGTTGCGTCACTGCAACGTTGTTTCTTAACGGATTAATGGATACTAAAACACGGTAAGAGAGTTTTTAAAGTAACGGTCTTTATTGTATAAAACAAACTTATCATTTTCAACACAGTTACATATGTGTCATACCTAACAAACTTTTTTCTCAGGTAATAATATAACATGTTGATATTTTACGATGTATAAGTAATCGATGAGGACGAGTTACTTCACACTATGAGATGTGAGACGTTTGCAGTGTATGCAGCGGGCGATAATCTGATATCGTCTGAACGTGGTATAGGTCGTTGACGGATGTCACTGTCCCCTGGCCATGCCCGACCAGGACTTCGCGGAGATATGTTCGATCTAGCTACCGTATCGACTGCTAAACTTACGGTCGTAGGATCGTTAAGGCCGTTACTTTGAATCCTTCGCTGAGCGGCTATCGAAGCTCGTAGAGTCTTTCGTTTCTGCATTTTAAAAatcgaaagaatagaaattagaCAAATATATTAGGGGTATTGGAAAAAAGCTGCATTCGTTTTATTGTTTTGGCTAATTCTACTGAATTTGTATCGCAATACAAGTAGTAGTACTTCGTTAATTAGTCATCGctatttttatctttattcTCTCCTAGAATTAAATTGCTAGTAGAATGAGTTtttggcgttacgttatataaAAGGAACAAATGAGTTATATAACTGTTAATAGAGAAGAAAAATACTAGGAATTTTCTGGAATTATATTTCCCTCGATAATTGAGCTGATAAGGTTTCATGACCAGTTAGCGAAGCACTACTCTATGAATTGTATTTGAGATTAACTATAACGATTAGAATGCGGACTTTTATGCGTGTAAGAGAAATTTAAAGGTGCGAAAATGCACACGATGCATTTGAAGATAACACAAGTCCAAGATAGAATACTTTTTCTAATATTTGATAAGAAATACAAATTTCGGCTCAGGTTCCCCTTCTTTAATTGTGCTCATAAGAATAtggatttgcataaatattcgcagtctaatgatgatattttgcatatatatatagcttAACCTTTCTGCAACAGGACCATAAGAACTAGAACTCCACTTTTCTTATACACACTTTTGCAAGAAAGagttaaaataaaatgtaaaagggGAAAAGTGTAAAATGCTAACTGTATAAATATTTGATGCATCATAAAAGCAGcaattataatgtcaaatacGATGAAGTACTTTTCACTATTTTTTTCTAAAATGCAAAATTGAATTTTACTGCCTTAACATTAAGTTAGCCTGTTTATATCTAAAGCTTGCAAAGCGTGTGAATCATTGTGCTTTAATCTAATATGTTTGTGTTCGTTTGACGATCATGTTCTTTTAGGTATCGTTACTGAAGTCTGTTAGAATTCCTGCGTTGCTCCCCTATTTTGTCCTGGCTGCTTGCGATTTACTGACAAACACAAAATTCTGAGGAATGGAGAACAAAAGACATCGAACGAAAGAAGTTCGATTCCAGTCCAAAATCTATGATCAAACTTATCCTTTACCTCGATCGCACCTCTCCATTTATCAGCCGCGTGTCTCGCCAGTTCCATCTTTTTCTGCTTGCGAATCTGATGTTTTTTGTACGCTACTTCAATGATGATAAGTCCAATACCACCTATGATTCCAACACCGACCACTATGAAGACTCCAGCCATATTTTTTAAGCCTAAAGTATTCGGAGCTTTCTCAAGCTGCTCGCATTGCTGTACGTTACTTCGAAGAATCCAATGGTTGTCAAGGCTTTCCATAAAGCCACCTAATAGTGTAATAAGTATTTACTAACAATTATTGGCAACTTgatgtttatttttatattacagtACGTTAATTTATCCAATAATTCTAATTATTCTTTtaatgatttttattaattttgaatatATGCTTATATGTGATATATGATAATTATCTTCATTAttagtttttaattatttcagatAATGATTTTTATTGACTTACTTTCGTGGAAATCCAAGATAGCAAGAGTAACAGCGTCTGCCCATAAGGAACCTTTTTGCAAACCAATGCCATAACCGGAGCGGCCAAATAACTCTCCAGCAGTTACCAATTCGCAGTCCTGAGCAGCCTCGAATTCTAATCGAGAACTATCCCAGATAAAAGCCATGAGTTTCCTACAAATACAATAATATCCTTAAAATCGCCAATTCTTGAACTTCAAACTTTTATGATAATCCAAATCTTATTCTTTATCTATTTTTTTTACCCAATTTTTATATCTCTGATAGCTTCTTCAGCAGTGTCGTAATTGTTCGCTTCCATTGTACGATACATATTGGATAATTCGACCTGTCGACGGAAGTACATGTCCACAGCTGAGCCCTTCACCGTGGCGCACGTAAGGTTCTCCATGGTGTTTCTAAGCTGCAAGTATATTCATGATGTTGTACAGGTAGTGTAACGTCTTCGTTACTTTGACTAAAATCAATATGTACGCTGTAGCAAAGGTAACAATAGAAGTAATCGATATATTACATATACGTTTGTATACGTATGTAGAGTGATCCAAAATTAATACAATGGAAAATTAAagatgtaaatatttatttaaataattagaatCATTGTAAATCATTGTTACTGCAACAGATTGTAAAATGtttttagtatttttatatTCCATATCTTTGATATgcatataatatgatatatatttatgtaatataaattGCTGCAATAacaatttgttgtaaattttaAGGTAATACTTAAGatataaaaaacaatattatttttataatttattaatttcattcttactcGAGCATCGTTGATGCCAGTTAATTTAGTTTTCGGCCGTTCCAACACGAGGAAAGCAGCCAAGTTGGCAGTGTAAGAAGCAACAATAATCATTGCAAATCCTGCCCACACCATACCCAACACTCGAGCAGAAAAACTCCGTGGAGTACCTGCAAAATAATTATGTTTAtccataatatttataaaattcaggTAAAATCCTCATTTATAGAGATGAAACTATTTTTACGCGGCTCCATTTTCATCCATGAGCAATCAATTTAATTACACTTCAATTGACAAAAGAATGTTATAAGGCttactataaatattttaaagttcaatgttaataatgaTTGATGTCaacgtatttttttaaataataatttttatagaatttaattttttatgcgTCTGAATGAAGGGTCTTTTTATTGTCttatgagaaaataatataattaaaatcaaACCTTCCCCGATTCCACTGTTGAGAAGTACTCCCCAGGCGAACCAGACGGCGCTGGACAGATTCAGGGCGTCCTCTTCGGTACCGTCAGTGTTTGCTAGCTTGAACCTCCCGAAAGGTGAGAACCGGTCGAGGAGGTACAAAACTAGAGCCACTACGTGTACCGACACCATCACCAGTATCCATAGAGTGTTGCTGAATGGTTGCAGAAACGACACAAGGGTTGATGATCTTGATGGCTAAACcaaaaattctttttataattttatattttcttaattaatagTTTCAATTACTATTAactaattattaattatgaactacgatttattttaaatattctttaattattatgatataattatAGTTTTAAATTGATCTTTAACCATTTTAAAATATATGACtacttaattattaataaatatttctagaTTATCAGTTATTGTACCTTTTTTTCAAGAATAGTGATGCCTTGATACTTAAACGGCTTGCTGAACTCGATAAATTCGGCGCGTTCCGGATTAATCGTTAAAGGAGCGACGATCATATCTGCCCTTTCATTCACCAATTCTCCGATAAGTCCTGTCCATTCTTTCTTTCCTCCAACTGAAACAAGGAATTTGTAAATTAAATACTAGTATCTGTTTCATAGTCACGTATGTTCTCATCGAAACGAGGTCTTACATCTACAACTGTTCTACCATGCTTCTACTTGTCGCACCTGAATTGTACTTGATCACATAGCTGCCAAATTGTCCATCGGGTGACAGGGCCAAACTATAGGTGAAATTAATGGTCTTTGATAATTCTTTCAACAAATCCATGCAGTATCCTTTGCAACAATATGTTTTCGTAGCTGTAAATGTTTGAAGATCTATTGTACATAATGTATAAGATATGCTATATCTTGTGATATTTAGTAAATTCTTACTTTCATGATCTGTGACGTTAAAATGAGGGCATGGAATCTCTTCTGGAAGACATGGTTCACCGGATGCGATCTCGCGAACGTAAACAAATGGCTTTTCTTCGATAGTAAGTACTTTCAAGTGCGTAGGAATCATAAAACCTTCGGGTTTAGTTTGCAGTCGGCCAGGCCACGTTATGTTGGACTCGTTGACACTTAATGTCATTTTGGTACCATTCTATGGATAACATGAATATCAATACTAGAGAAGtaaaaaaatatcttcaaacaattattcttttatagaaaatatttaatattataataatatttaaattttgatataatatcagattaagtaaaatattaaatttattgtaaGATACTATATATAAGGatactataaaaaaaaatattatatttaaagagTATATTCAAGTTATTTTAATAAGATAACTATCTATActttttcaattaattatttaagGAAAACTTTTGAAGAAGGTAAATAGATTTAAGCTAAAGAGTTTTAACATCTTCTGCTTTGTTGTAAATATTTGAGGATTCTTCtgcatttttaatatataattctatttattttttaatctcaCTTACAGTTGGATAAAAATACTGTCCAACGGAAACCCTTTTGCCATTCTCCTGGATATTAATGATGTCATATTCAGCATAAATACGGTCCCCATTATCATCGAACGCTACTTTGCCAGTCTTACCATCTGATAGTACCTCTTTGAGGATGAATCTAAAACACAGTGGAACTCATAACAGCAAGATACCATTTGATCTATATCAATAAAAACATAATAGAAGTAAACAGTACTCGAAGAGGCTTTTGCCGGTTTCCCATATCGAGCCAGAATCTCCGCAATCCTTTGGCGCCTCCGTGATTACTTTCGACTTGTTCATTTCTCGTAAGGCGGATACAAGCACTATCCTGAAATGTATATTCTGTTAGATTGCAAAATTATGATCTATCATACAtcagaaaaattggaaaattcaaAATAGTAAAATTTAAGGTATAAATTCTTCTTGATCGAACAATGTCCAAATGGTAGATGTATCAATAGTCTGAGACTACTATTTTTATCAAAACCACCTATTACCCCGTGGAATGTTCATTAACTACTAGTTATATTTATCTGAAATGGATAATAGGTTGTTTcacggagagagagagagagagagagagagagacagacagagaaagagagagagagagagagagagagagagagaaagagagagagagagagagagagggagacaGGGCAACGTTACTCGTACACACATATCCTAAACGTTCAAAGCGCATTCAGCGTTTCGCTGAACGATACGGAATATCCATTGGACAGATTGGAAGGTGTGCTAAGAGAGTATGTGATCCAGTGATCTGAAATCAGTTGTACATTGCCGTGAAATCAGGATGCGTGTTTCCTGTGTGTTGCATGCAATTGTACAATTCTACATCAGAAAAAGTTTGAATGAAGAGATGTGAGAAAGACATttgtttttgtttctttctgtTTTCTTGCGAAGTATCGTAAAGATGTCCATTCGATTACTCTAATTGTAAGTCTTCTCATGCGTAGGTATCGTGTGTCcttttgttctcatttttttttttttttttgtttaggCCTTTTCAGTAGTAAGACACGAAACTACGGACGCAACATACATGCGTAGATGTCTATACGTGATTAGAAAGGAACTGACAGGCTATCGTCGATGTGAGACTTCTCTTTCTCCGCGTTAATTAATTTCAAGCCGAGAAGACCTTCCGGTGCGTTAGGCGCATCTAAGGCTTGTTCCGTCACGATCCAAACATATCCTGCACCAGTCATATTCAATGCTGCTGCGTCTTGAAAAATCACGCTTGCGTCTGTCTTTCTGTTGAAGAGTAAAAAGAATTTCATTCGATCatttattcattattattatttagtatttaTTGCTCTTAACAAATAGGATAGAAGTTTAACATCTTTGTTGATAGAGCTTTGTGCGAGCTTTATATCATTTATATAATAGTGATCTgtatattacaattattttaaataatttgaaaagttTATTGCTATACAGATTGATATAAAGCATATTTTAACAGAAGTAATTGGTACTTACGAAGTGTACAAAAGACAAACTCTAGCTTGTGCATTTTTCATCTCCATTAACTGTTCCGTGAAGCTATCTAAACCAGGTTCAAATTCGATCACAGACTCTACCTGTTTTAAATCCATTACAATTCAATTAGAAACTAACGAACTAATTACATTATTGTCATAAAATtgtgttatatataattatacgaCGTTGTTTTCATAGAATTATTTCTAATAGGTCTCTCAAACAAGATTAGAAAACTTCATTAGATATACCTGAACTTTAATTTCAACATCATCTTCCAAATTCTGGGAAGTCGTCTGAAATCTTCCAAGCAATGCTCGACCATCTGTATCTGAACTATGGATGAAGATCACTTTCTTATAGCTAAAGTGTTGCAGTAGTTCAACCCACACGTCTGCTTGATGTGAATATGGTGGTACTGTCCTTAGGAAAGAGACGTGAATATTCTGAAAGAATACTATACCTCAGATAAATCTTGCTATTTTATATCATTACACAATATTTTCTAGAACGTACATCACACGTATGCTATACAGATATTTAACGTAACATGTAATACGGATAATGTGACAATGACGTAGTAAGTATTACAGACAATCTTATTTGTACAAATCCTTTGACGGACTGCAATTTAACGTGTTCACTGTTGATCGTATTTTCATAATCCATGCCACGCCCCAATAAATGTAAAAAGATTCTATTTCTATAATACGAAATTATAAGCATATACATGTCTCGtgtgaattattatatttaacgaatattatatagtaatattgaatattaaacGTATTGTACAAATTACAATACTCGATACTCGCCAAATATAATAATTCATACGCTAGCACAATGATATAGTATTGAATATTATGTTGTacgaattattatttttttcaaaatttcgttacatttaattttttttctatATGCCAGTCGATGTcatacaaatattataatttataagagtACATGACGAAATCGAATTTGCAATATACGGGGTGAATGTGTTAAATGTGCTTTATGatatttgttataataaattagaaattaaatattaattaacgtcgtagataatttatatttatagttagTTACTCTTAATAACCAGAacaattaatattacattttataaaagaaaatgtGTGTAAATTTTTTACTGCTTTAGAAAACCTCAATAATTGTAATCAATAATGTGTAGAGTAGAGATCTTCGTTATATTTGCTAATGCACTCACTTTGTCAGAGAATGCTGAATCTCTTGAAGATATACCTATAACGGGTATATGATAAAAGCCACTTGTGTAAGAAACAGCGGCTGGTGACAGATCCCCTGTAAGGGGATGAGAAACTACCACCGCGTACACTTGTTCCGCTATCAAAGAGTTACATACGCTCAAAGCCGTCTTAATTGGATTGGAGTCCATTTCAATTACCGTGTGCTTATAAGTCACTCCCTTATTGACATATTGCGAGTTGAAGTTCAAAGTCTGGAAACCGGGGCAAATATGGAATTAATTATGACTAAATACTTCCTTGGAAAATACAACGAATAAGCATCTACAATTATCCTCTGACTAACTATTCGATGTTTTGTTATATAGAACagttaaatttcaatttattgtATACTCGAATTGAACTTCTTTGCATTATAGAGACggaattgaatttaaaaattaagataatttaattaaattaaactagaatttaataaattcttaaaatgaaGCGAATTAAGTTTCAGACATAACTAACGTAACTTAAATAAGAAGTTAACTAATAAGAAGgttttataaaaaaagattAAATTATAGGAAGGTTTTCATTGAATATTACTTACGTTTAGAGTTCGTTTGAAATACTCTTTGCTGTCATTATTGGAGAAAACGCCGCCGATCATAAAGAAGGTGGGATTGTTGAATTGGCTCGCGACGAGTCCATTGTGCACTTCATCGTTCAAAACAATTAGGGAAATGAACAATGCGACACCCTCGTATTTCATTATTAGAAAGTTCGAtctaggaaaaaaaaaaaaaataaatttcaaaacggATTTCATCgaataactaaaatataaataggggtaatatacaataaagaattatacacacatacataatGAACCATAAAAATTGTGGcagtttttaataattataatcataGTGGGAAATCTACGATTAATTATATTAACATATCACAagaaatttaacgttatagcgtaaataATTTGCAAGAacataaatttcaattacatgtTATTCTTCTGAAGCAGTTTATCTCCAAAGACATTTTCTCAAAAATGAAATCTGAACGTACCGGATCAGTCTACAGTCGTTGATCGTTCACGTAATATTCAGGGATGTACGGATTGGCTGGTGATTCATTTAAAAACCGTTCACGCCCTTATCTGACAATGAGTGCACCATGAACAGACCCAGTGTTAACGTCGAGCGCGAAGGTGGATCTGAAAGACAGAAGTCGGAGATTCATTGATCCGTTTGGATGCTGCGCACAGACTTCGTCCCCACTATTGCAATATTAGGATGTTTTCCTATTTTCCAGGCAACCTTGCAATTTCTTTCTGATCATTCCAATAATCTACCCTTCCATACTCGTTTCAAACTCCTTATTTCTTCCTTATTCTCAGGATTATTTAGATCCCGACCAAACGTGCATTTAATCTCCCAATACAACCAAAGTACAGTAGAATTTCACTtatcaaaatgaaattttagttagCGAAACTAACTCAAATTTTGCTGGTCGAATTCATTTATCTAAGTTGATCTGAGTTCTATTTTTGCAAACGAGAAATGATAAATAGTGGGAGAAATCGATCAATTCTTATTATACAGTGGTGTGCAAAAGTTTCTGGGCAGatagtatttctttttatatattctaaatatttttaatattttaaagaatattttaaagaacagcttaaagatattttaaataattttaactaATATCGCGTAACTATACAACAGTTTATTGTCTTTCTTACTTGGCATGTTTCGTAACCAACGTTAGTTCATGTTCTTTTAGATATCGCTTTTAGGAATATAAAGCAAACGATCTATCTAGCCAAATTGCTTATTATCAAAACAATTAAGAACATCctataaacatataaaata
Above is a window of Bombus affinis isolate iyBomAffi1 chromosome 5, iyBomAffi1.2, whole genome shotgun sequence DNA encoding:
- the LOC126916114 gene encoding glutamate [NMDA] receptor subunit 1 isoform X1; amino-acid sequence: MKYEGVALFISLIVLNDEVHNGLVASQFNNPTFFMIGGVFSNNDSKEYFKRTLNTLNFNSQYVNKGVTYKHTVIEMDSNPIKTALSVCNSLIAEQVYAVVVSHPLTGDLSPAAVSYTSGFYHIPVIGISSRDSAFSDKNIHVSFLRTVPPYSHQADVWVELLQHFSYKKVIFIHSSDTDGRALLGRFQTTSQNLEDDVEIKVQVESVIEFEPGLDSFTEQLMEMKNAQARVCLLYTSKTDASVIFQDAAALNMTGAGYVWIVTEQALDAPNAPEGLLGLKLINAEKEKSHIDDSLIVLVSALREMNKSKVITEAPKDCGDSGSIWETGKSLFEFILKEVLSDGKTGKVAFDDNGDRIYAEYDIINIQENGKRVSVGQYFYPTNGTKMTLSVNESNITWPGRLQTKPEGFMIPTHLKVLTIEEKPFVYVREIASGEPCLPEEIPCPHFNVTDHENLQTFTATKTYCCKGYCMDLLKELSKTINFTYSLALSPDGQFGSYVIKYNSVGGKKEWTGLIGELVNERADMIVAPLTINPERAEFIEFSKPFKYQGITILEKKPSRSSTLVSFLQPFSNTLWILVMVSVHVVALVLYLLDRFSPFGRFKLANTDGTEEDALNLSSAVWFAWGVLLNSGIGEGTPRSFSARVLGMVWAGFAMIIVASYTANLAAFLVLERPKTKLTGINDARLRNTMENLTCATVKGSAVDMYFRRQVELSNMYRTMEANNYDTAEEAIRDIKIGKLMAFIWDSSRLEFEAAQDCELVTAGELFGRSGYGIGLQKGSLWADAVTLAILDFHESGFMESLDNHWILRSNVQQCEQLEKAPNTLGLKNMAGVFIVVGVGIIGGIGLIIIEVAYKKHQIRKQKKMELARHAADKWRGAIEKRKTLRASIAAQRRIQSNGLNDPTTVSLAVDTVARSNISPRSPGRAWPGDSDIRQRPIPRSDDIRLSPAAYTANVSHLIV
- the LOC126916114 gene encoding glutamate [NMDA] receptor subunit 1 isoform X2, giving the protein MKYEGVALFISLIVLNDEVHNGLVASQFNNPTFFMIGGVFSNNDSKEYFKRTLNTLNFNSQYVNKGVTYKHTVIEMDSNPIKTALSVCNSLIAEQVYAVVVSHPLTGDLSPAAVSYTSGFYHIPVIGISSRDSAFSDKNIHVSFLRTVPPYSHQADVWVELLQHFSYKKVIFIHSSDTDGRALLGRFQTTSQNLEDDVEIKVQVESVIEFEPGLDSFTEQLMEMKNAQARVCLLYTSKTDASVIFQDAAALNMTGAGYVWIVTEQALDAPNAPEGLLGLKLINAEKEKSHIDDSLIVLVSALREMNKSKVITEAPKDCGDSGSIWETGKSLFEFILKEVLSDGKTGKVAFDDNGDRIYAEYDIINIQENGKRVSVGQYFYPTNGTKMTLSVNESNITWPGRLQTKPEGFMIPTHLKVLTIEEKPFVYVREIASGEPCLPEEIPCPHFNVTDHETTKTYCCKGYCMDLLKELSKTINFTYSLALSPDGQFGSYVIKYNSVGGKKEWTGLIGELVNERADMIVAPLTINPERAEFIEFSKPFKYQGITILEKKPSRSSTLVSFLQPFSNTLWILVMVSVHVVALVLYLLDRFSPFGRFKLANTDGTEEDALNLSSAVWFAWGVLLNSGIGEGTPRSFSARVLGMVWAGFAMIIVASYTANLAAFLVLERPKTKLTGINDARLRNTMENLTCATVKGSAVDMYFRRQVELSNMYRTMEANNYDTAEEAIRDIKIGKLMAFIWDSSRLEFEAAQDCELVTAGELFGRSGYGIGLQKGSLWADAVTLAILDFHESGFMESLDNHWILRSNVQQCEQLEKAPNTLGLKNMAGVFIVVGVGIIGGIGLIIIEVAYKKHQIRKQKKMELARHAADKWRGAIEKRKTLRASIAAQRRIQSNGLNDPTTVSLAVDTVARSNISPRSPGRAWPGDSDIRQRPIPRSDDIRLSPAAYTANVSHLIV